One Nocardia huaxiensis genomic window, CTTGAAGCGCCGCGCCACCGGCGAATCGCTGTCGCTAATGGAGTGCAACGGCCACGGCAAGGTCTACTTCGCCGTGAACGGCCAGAACGTCACCGTGGTGGATCTGAACAACGAGACCCTGCAGGTGGAGTCGCAGCAGTTGCTGGCGTTCGCCGGAAACCTGCGCAGCAGTGTGTCTTTCGCGGGCCTGCGCGGGGCGACCACGGGGGCCGGGCTGTTCACCACCACGGTCACCGGCGTCGGCCAGGTGGCGCTGCTGTCGGCGGGCGGCCCGCTCATCCATCTCGAGGTGTCCCCGCAGTTCCCGCTGGTGGTGGATCCGGACGCGTTCGTGGCGGCGCGCGGCAATCTGAATCAGTCCTTCGTCACCGACGTGTCGTGGCGCGATGCCATGGGTCAGGGCGGTGGTGAGGCGTTCTCGCTGCGCTGGGACGGGCAGGGCGTCGTGCTCATCCAGCCCGCGGAGCGGTAGGGGGACAGCGTGTTCGAACAGGTCAACAGCAAGGTCGTGAAGGTGAACGTGGGCCAGGCGGGCGGCGTGGTCGCCCGCACCGGCGCCATGCTGTTCTACACCGGCGACGTGTCCTTCGCCCCGCATCAGGTGCCGGGCGCGAACCAGATGGGCGGCATGGGCGGTCTCGCCCGCATGGCCGGTCGCATGATGGCCGGTGAGCACGAGCGCACCATGCTGGCCACCGGAATGGGCGAGGTGCACTACGGTTTCGCGGGTCTGGAGACCCAGGTGGTGCACATGCAGCCCGGTGCGTTGCTGCGCGTGGAGGCGTCGCGGCTGCTCGCCAATACCGCGCATCTGCAGAGTTCCATTGTCTCCGTGGCCAGTTCGGGCGGCGGCGGGGGCGGGCGCGGCGGCGGCCTGATGGGCGCGATCCGCGGCGCCGCCACCGGAGTGCTCACGGGCGCGGGCATGTTCACCACGCAGCTGTCCGGTCAGGGCAGTGCGGTGCTGCTGGGTCACGGTGGTTTCCTCGAACTCCAAGTGGGCGGCCAATATCCGGTGGTGGTCGACCCGCAGGCGTTCGTGGCCGCCTACGGCAATGTGCAGACGGAATTGAAATCGGCGCTGAGCTGGCGGGACGCGGTGGGCAAGGGCTCGGGTGAGGCCATGCAGCTGCACTGTGTCGGGCAGGGCGTGGTGTACGTGCAGGCCAGCGAGGAGAAGCTGTGACTCAGATTCTGAATCCGATGAATCTCGGTGACAGCGACAATGTTCCGGGCAACGACTACGCGTACTGCATCGATCTGCGCAAGCCGTGGTTCATGCGCAAGGGCGCGATGATCGCCTACTACGGGCAGATGCAGTTCAACGCGCTCTCGCACGGCCTGCACGGCGGGCTCATGCACATGGTGGCGCAGCAGTTCTCGGCGCCGCTGTTCTCCGGCGACTACGTGGTGGCCGAGGGCCAGGGCAAGCTGATCATCGGCGACCGCGGCTACAACATCAATTCCTTCGACCTGGACAATGGCAATCTGACCGTGCGCGCGGCGAATCTGCTGGCGTTCGAGCCGGAGCTGGCGTTGAAGCAGTCGATCGTGCCGGGCTTCCTGACGCTCATCGGCACCGGCCGGTTCCTGGCCTCCTCGAACGGCCCGGTCATCTTCGCCGAGCCGCCGTTGCGGGTGGATCCGGAATCGCTGGTGGGCTGGGCGGATTGCCCGTCGCCGAGTCATCATTTCGATCAGCGCTGGGTGTCGAGTTTCCTGGCGGCGGGCGCGGCGCGCTTCGGCGTGAATTCCGGCGAGGAACGCCAATTCGATTTCACCGGTGCCGGAACCGTGCTCATCCAGTCGAGTGAGAAGGTGCTCGACGACGCGCATCTGGTGCGCACCATCGAGGGCCAGTTGCAGACCGGCATCACCCCGCCGGGCTTGCAGCGCTTGCAGGGCGTGATCATGCAGCAATTACAGGGCCAGCAGCAGAACTATTGAGCTGCGGACCCCACAACGGGGGCCGGGGGCAGCGCCCCCGATTCCGGGGGTCCGGGGGCGGAGCCCCTGGGAGAAACACTGCCAGCAAATGCTCAGCATTCACCGGTCGGCCGCTCCCCCGTGGCAGGATCGGCCTCGTGAGCGACGGTGAGGTTGATCCCGCGGAAGCGCACGAACAGTATCTTCGAGCCTTCCGGCATCCCGCCGTGTCCCGCGACCAGCTCGAGCATCTGCTCGACGCGGTGAACGGATTCCTCGACACCATCACGCCCAAGGATGGCGAGTTCGTGCCGAACGGCGGCTGGGCGCCGGAATCCACGGCCATGGCCTTCCAGATCGGCCGGGCCGTCGAGCAGGTGCTGGCCGAACGCAAGTCCGCCGAGCGAGAGGTGCAGCACCGGCGCGATATTCGCGATCGCCTGGTCGCGGCGCTCGATGCCGTGCTGGACTGTCTGCGCACCCTGCCCGATCTGGCCGAGGCCGAGATCTCGCTCGGCACAACGGCTGTCAACGAGGGCTTCCAGGTGTTCGAGGACGGCTCGGTGCGCACCACGCCGATGCAGGAGGCGCACGCCGACCTCGGGGCCCTGGAAATGCGGCGCGCGGAACTGGACGAGCAGATGACGGCCGCGGTCACCCGGCGCACCGAACTCGTGGACGACACCACCGATCTTGTCCGGGAACGCCTCGGCGTGGCCGACGTGGGCATTCCGTGGGTGATCCTGGAGGCCACGCAGGGCGGCCTGGACATCTCCGAGCCGTTCGAATTCGCCGCGCACCACCTGCCCTCGGGTGAGTTGCGCGAGCTCATGGTGCAGCTCGTCACCGATATCGAACTCGCGCGATCCCTGGAGGACGGCGCTCCCGAATAAGAACGGTGGTTCACCCACCCTCCGCACCCGAAAAGTCCGAAATCTCGGGCGGACCGGGGACGGGGGTGTCACTCTGACCTGTGAACCCTTACGGCCTTGCGAGGGGAGTTCTCGGTGAAAAAGCTGATCAACGATCCGGGCGAGGTGGTGGACGCCGCCCTTGCGGGCCTGGCGGCAGCCCATCCCGACCTGCGGGTCGACGCCAAACAGCGCATCGTGGTGCGCGCGGACGCACCGGTCGCGGGCAAGGTCGGGCTGGTCTCCGGCGGCGGCTCCGGGCATGAACCGCTGCACGCCGGATTCGTCGGCCACGGCATGCTCGACGCGGCCTGCCCGGGCGAGATCTTCACCTCCCCGGTCCCCGATCAGATCCTGGCCGCCACCACCGCCGTCGACGCGGGCGCGGGCGTACTGCACATCGTGAAGAACTACACCGGCGATGTCATGAACTTCGAGATGGCGGCGGAACTGGCCGCCGACTCCGGCGTCGAGGTGCTGCCGGTGGTGGTGAACGACGATGTGGCGGTACAGGACAGCCTCTACACGGCCGGTCGGCGCGGCGTCGGCGCCACCGTGATTGTCGAGAAAATGGCCGGGGCCGCCGCCCAGCAGGGCAGGCCGCTGGCCGAGGTCGCCCGCATCGCGGAAAAGGTGAACGCCGAATCCCGCAGCATGGGAATGGCTCTCACCTCGTGCACCACCCCCGCCGCCGGGCGGCCGACCTTCGATCTCGGCGAGCACGAGATGGAGATCGGCATCGGCATCCACGGCGAACCCGGCCGCATGCGCGTACCGCTGGCCGCCGCGCACGAGGTGGCGGCCATGCTGGTCGAGCCCATCCTCGCGGATCTGCCGTTCTCCCAGGGGGATCGGGTGCTCTGCTTCCTCAACGGCATGGGCGGCACCCCGCTGCTCGAGCTGTATCTCATGTTCGACGAGGTGTCGCGCATCCTGCGCGGGCACGGCGTCGAGATCGAACGCGCTCTGGTCGGCCCCTACATCACCGCCCTGGAGATGGCCGGCTGCTCGGTGACCCTCACCCGGCTCGACGAAGAAATGACCACGCTGTGGGACGCGCCCGTGCGGACCCCGGCCCTCCGATGGGGAATGTGATGACGGCCATCGACGCCGCGGCCTGGATCCGCGCCTTCGCCGCCCTGGTAACCGAACGCATCGCGGAGCTCACCGCGCTCGATTCCGCCATCGGCGACGCCGACCACGGCGCGAACATGAAGCGCGGTCTGGACGCGGCCGTTGCGGCCCTGCAGGATTCGACCGCGAGCGGACCGGCCGCCATCTGCAAGCAGACCGGGACGGTGCTGGTCTCCACGGTCGGCGGGGCCAGCGGCCCGCTGTACGGCACGTTCTTCCTGCGCTGCGCTCCCATGCTCGAAAACGGCACGGACATAGCCACTTTCGCCAAGGCGTTCCGCACCGGGGTGGAGGCGGTGGCCGAGCGCGGCAAGGCCGTGCCCGGCGACAAGACCATGATCGACGCCCTGCTGCCCGCCGCCGACTGCCTCGACAAGCAGGTGGCGGTGGGCTCGTCCCCCGTCACCGCCCTGGAAGCCTCGGTGGCCGCCGCCGACAAGGGCCGGCGCGCCACCCAGCCCCTGCAAGCCCGCAAGGGCCGCGCCTCCTACCTGGGCGAACGCAGTATCGGCCATATAGATCCGGGCGCCGCGAGCGCGGTCCTGCTGGTGCGAGCAGCCCGGCAGGCGCTGCGTTGATCGGCCTGGTGGTCGTCTCGCACAGTCGCGCCCTGGCCACCGCGGCGGTGGATCTGGCCACCGCCCTGCTGCCGAATCCGCAGGCCCGCATAGTGATCGCGGCGGGCCTGAGCGAAACCGCCTACGGCACAGACGCCGTCGCGGTGGCCACCGCGATCAAGGCCGCCGACTCCGGCGACGGCGTGCTGATCCTCATGGATCTCGGCAGTGCGGTGCTGTCCGCCGAAACCGCCCTGGACCTGCTCGATTCACCGCATCGAGTACGGCTGTGCGGCGCGCCCCTGGTGGAGGGCCTGGTCGCCGCACTGGCAGCAGCCGACGGCGGCGCCGACCTCGACAAGGCGGCCCACGAAGCCGACCGGGCCCTGGACGGCAAGCGGGCGCAACTCGGTGAACCACCAACGCCCCCAAGGGAAGAACAGTCGAACGACGCGACGACACCGATGCGGGCGACCGTCACGGTGACCAATGAGCACGGCCTGCACGCCCGGCCGGCGGCCGAATTGGTCTCCGCGCTGCGGGATCTCGACGCGGACATCCAGCTGCGCAATGCCACCACCGGAACCGGCCCCGTTCCCGGCGACAGCCTGACCCGCGTGCTCACCCTGGGCGTGCTGCCCGGCCACCAGCTCGAAATCTCGGCCGACGGCCCCGATTCCGCAACCGCGATGGAGCGCATCCGCGCCGTGGTCTCCAGCCCCTAGCCGTGGTCTCCAGCCCACAGAAAGTACAACCCCGTCATCCCGGCATGCTTTTGGCCGGGATCCACACCACTGCGGTGGATTCCGGCCAAAACGCGCCGGAACGACGAAGGGACGGGAGGCACTCAGGAGGCGATCGTCGATTCCTGCTCGGATTCGGGGGTGGAGCGCATGAACCAGTCGATGATCTCCTCACCGGCGCGGATGCCGGAGGTGCGGGTGACCGTCAGATTGGGGCTGGTCCAGTTGAGCTGCTCGAGTTCGCCGTGCCGGGGGCGGATGGCGGAGTCGGCGGTGCGCAGCATTTCCGCGTCGAGCGCGCCGTCGCCGGCCGCCAGCAGGCGCGCGCCGGGGGCGAGTTCGGCCGATTCCGTCAGGCGGCGGCGGACTTCCGCGACCGCGCGGGATTTGCAGACCGCCAGCGGCATGGTGTAGATCTTGCGGCCCTGCTGGGAGGCGGACCAGCCGCGCGGACGGCACCAGGCATCCCATTCGGCGAGGAAATCGGCCGGCACCGCCTTGGGCTTGACGACCAGATAGCAGAAGAGATGATCCGCGATCCGGAACTTGCTGACGAAGGAATCGTCTATGCGGGACCGCAATTCGGCGCTGACCTCGGACAGGGTGGCGGAGGTGGAGCGCACCTCGGCGTCGAGGTCGATGCGCCAGCGCATATCGGGAATGCCATTGACCAGGATATTGCCCCCATTGCTGGTGACGGCGTACCGCCAGGGGGCGCCGGGTAGTCGAATCCGGTTGAACTGCTTGATGGTTCGCGTCGTGGTGGGAATGACCGCGGCCGGTTCGGTGAGGGTCCGCATGCGGTCGGCGGCGGCGATCGTCATGAACGACAGCGGCTCGCCCTCCAGATGCTCCACGCACACCGTCGGCAGTTCGGTGTCGGCGCCGATGGCATTGCGGGAGTAGATCATCGTGCGATCGAGATCGGTCGCGATGAGCGTGCGTCTTCGCGACAGGCGTCTTCGGTCGAGCATTACTTCTTCACGTCCTTGATCAGTCCCATACAGGCGTATGCCAGATCGGGCACGACTTCCACCGGCACCCCGCGCGCCGCGGCCAGCATCCGAATGTGCGCGTGCTCGGGTGCGTCGGCGTCACGCACCAGCACCTTCCACGGCACCCGGCGCAGCAGCACCCGGGTCGTCTCGCCCACACCGGGTTTCACGAAGTTCACGCTGGAGATGCCGTACTCGGCGCGCACCGCCTCCACCGACCTCCAGCCCGCCCAGGTCGGGGAGCGATCGGAATCCCGCACGGCGGCAACATGTTCGGCCACCAGCGGGCGCACGGTGTCGAACTGCGCGCTGACGGCGTCGAGCAGCCTGCCCGACACGTCGTCACCGGCGAGTTCCCGGTAGAACTTCGCGCCGTGGAAATCGCCCGGACCGATCAGCGTGTCGTTCAGCACCGTGCGCGAAACCAGCCCCGACACAGTCGAATTCAGGCAGGCCGAGGCGATCAGGAAGTCATCGCGCGTCCCGTAGGTGCGCACACAGCTGCCCGGATCGGCCAGCACCGCCAACTCGTCGTTGAACCGCGCCCCTCCGGCGGCGTGATACGCGTCCAGGGCCTCGGTGAGTTCCCGGGTGATCGCGCCCTTCCCGGTCCACCCGTCGACGAAGACGATGTCCGCCGCATTGTGATGCCGCGCAAGGTAATCCAGTGCGACCGGATCGATCCCCCGGTCCCGCACGATGGACACCGCATAGTGCGGCACATCCAGCCCGCGCGTGGCCAGCCACCGCCGCATGAGCACTCCGACCGGCGTCCCCGCTCGCGCAAGCGACACCAGCACGACATTCTCACCGCGCTCGGCCACCACGATTTCCGACACGGTCGCCACCGCCAGCGCCAACCGCTCCGCGCTCTCCGCGAGCACCTTGTCGAACAGTTCCCGATAGGCCGCATCCGGCTGATACTCGATCGGCAGCGACTCCGCGTAATGCGCGACCCCCGCCTGAATCCGCGCTTCCCGCTCGGCCACATCGGCTTCCAGATCCGCGTACGACAGATCCTTCAGCAGCCACGCCACCTCATCCGGCGCATACGACCCGAAGTCAGGCCCCCGCAATGGTTCCGGCAATTCGCCACCCCCCGTCATCCCGGCGTGGGTGCCACCCACCGTCATCCCGGCGTGGGTTTGGCCGGGATCCACACTGTCGTCGCCATCCTGGTGCAGTGGATTCCGGCCAAAAGCACGCCGGAATGACGAAGGCCGGTCTCCCTCCTCGCGGTTACGCTGCGCGTGCAATGCCCGCGGGTCGGCTCCCGGCAGAACCGCCAGGACGACGTCGGCCCCCGAAGCGGTCAGTACATCGACGAGGCCACCCGCACCCGTGAGCCGCTCGTTGTCGGCGGGTTCGTCCACGACCACGAGCAGGATCGGATCGACCTCGCTCGGTTCGGGCCAGTGCGCGTTGTAAACGAAGCGAGGCGCTTCGTCGTCGAATTCGGGTGCGATGAACCGGAATCCGCGACGCAGCGGGTAGCCCGGCTCGTCGAGTACATACGCCGGTGAGCGCGTAGTGGTCTGATACCGCGTCGCCACGCCACTGTCCGCGAGCGCCGCCGCCAGCCGCAGCGGCAGGTACATGAGTTCCTCATGCCCCAGCACCACCACCGGGCGCAGCGCGGTCGGCCCATCCTGACCGAAGGCCGCACCCGGCGCACCGGGCTGCGCATCGACGCTGCCCCAGGCCAGCGCATCCAGTTCGCGCCACAGGGTTTCGGTGGTCTGTGCCAGTGCGGCCTCGAAAGCGGGGGCATCGGCGGCGAGAGTGCCGTGCCGGCCGCCCTCGGGAACGTCGCTGGGCCAGGGGAGTTCGATGCGTGCAACGTGGCCGCGCGCGGCGGCGATCGGGTTCAGTTCCGGATCCGGCAGGGCGGCAACGGAATCCACCAGGCCCTCCGGCAGCAGGGTGGAACCGGAGGCCAGGCAGACGGTATCGATGCGCGCGCCGAGTTCGGCAGCGGCGGCTGCGAAGGCGGCCTTGTCCGCCTCGGTGCGCATGTCCACCAGCGAGGCCAGCACGTAATGCGAGCGCGGCAGGAATTCGTTCAGGGCGCGGATGGCGTCGATCGCGGTTGCGCCGGTGGATATTTCGTCGTCGACCAGGATCATGGGCAGGTCGTTGAGGAAGATGCCGGCGGGGGCGGGCTGGAGCAGGTGCGAGGTGGCGTGCGAGTGACCCTCTTCGAAACCGGTGAGGGTTTCGGCGGTGGGGACGTCGCGCCGCGTCGAGTGCAGGTAGCACTCGGCCTCGATGCGGGCCGCCACACAGTGGCCGAGTCCCGTTGCGGTTTCGGCGAATCCGAGCACCACCACCGGTCCGGAGACGACCTCGCGAACCAGGTCACCGAGCCGGTTGCCGGCCTCGATCACGCGGTGCGGGTCGGTGGGCAGGTGCTTGCCGAGCACCGTGGACACCAGCAGGTGCGCCCGGCGCGGGTTGCGACGCAGACCGGGTTCGATGAGCGCGGCAATATCCCAATCAGCTTCCGCCACAAAGGAATTCTCGTGCCGAAGGCCCAGTCCCAATTCGCGGGTAGCCCAGGGCTCGGTGACGGTGGTGCCGTCCGAGCTCGCTCCCGCCACGCCGCTCGTGCGTGTGCTCTCGGCCATCAGGCGACCAGCGCCTTCAGCAGGTCCACGAAGGAGACTCCTTTATTGGTGACGCCGAAAACTCGTGCGCGCAGCAGGGTTTGGCGGGCCCAGCTGCGGTGCGGCTTCATCTCGTTCATCTTGTTGCGGTATTCGGAGGCGGCCACTCCCCCGGCTTCGCCGCCGAGCACATCGAGGGCGTCGGAGTATTCCTCGTGCGTCACCACCGACATGGCGTGCACGACCGATACGTGCGAGGGGTGGATCACCGTCTTGCCGTGGATGCCGTTGGCCCGGTCCAGCGCGATCTCCCGCAGCAGCCCGTCCAGATCCCGGCTGACCAGGTATTCGCGGAACGGCACGGCGTCGACCTCGGCGAACGGTGAGGTGCGCAGCAGCGGCCGGAACATGCGCTCGTGGTCGGCGAAGTACTCCCACACCGGTCCGGTGATGGTGAAGCCGGTGCCGTCGGTGCGGCCGAGGTAGTTGACGATGTCGGCGATGACGTCGGCGACCACGCGCACGTCGTAGATGGTGAGGTCGCGGTCGCGGCGGATGCCGAAGGTGGAGCACATGTCGGTGGCGCCGATGCGCACGGCCAGGATGCGGTCGCGGTGCTGGGTGAGCATGTCCTGGATGCGATGCAGTTCCAGGTCCCGCGTCTGCCGGTGCACCAGCGACGGCGATTCGAGCACGGGCATGCCGAAGACGGTGCGGCCCAACCGTTCCGAGGCCGCTTCGAGCGCGTCGAGGTATTTCGCGCCGGACACGCTGTCGAATTTGGGGAAGACGAATCCGGTGAGCACGCGCGCCCCGGGCCCGATCCAGTCGATGATCTCGCCGATGGTGTCGGCATCGCGCACGCGCACGAACAGCAGCGGATACAGGCCGGTGCTCTCGCCGAGTTCGTCCAGGGTGGCCACGGCCTGGCGTTTCCCGAATTCCAGGTCGTCGTCGGCGACGGCGTCCTCGAGGTCGATGACCATGGAGCACACGCCGGTTTCGGCGCGGCGCACGATGGTGGCGGTGAGGTCGGGGCGGGTGGCGGGCACGTAGAGGGTGGCGCCGAGGGCCATGGCGACCAGTTCGCGGTCGGTGAGGTCGCCGAGCGGTTCGGGGGCGCGGTGGAACAGCAGGCGTAGCTCCGGGCCCGGTACCTGCCGGTGGTGGCGCATGGGTAGGCGCTTGTGCAGCGATACCTTCGGCTGCGATACGGGGGCGAACAGGCCCGGATCGGTGGTGACGACTCCGGTCATCGGCCCCCATCCTTCCTAACTAGTCGGTCGGTTTATCTATCTGTGTTTCGCATCCGTTCGACAACACCCGCGACGAAATTCGAGATGGCATCCAGTTCGGACACGTAGGCCCAGTAGTCCGGGTGCCGGCCCTCGAGGTGGCCGGTCACCCGATCCAAGCGTTCGGCCTGGGCATCCAGTACCGAACCCCATTCGGCGACGAGGCCGTTGTTCACGGCCAGCATCTGCGCGTCCCGCAGTTTGAATCGAACGGCTTTGGCTTTGTCCTGTGGCTTGTCACGGACCTCTCGCAGCAGGGCAAGCCGGTCGGTGATGGCGTCGGCCTGTTCCTCGGCGGCGGCGAGGTGCGCGCGGGCGGATGTGGTCAGCTCGAGTGTTTGCTCCGGGTCGTTGTTCTGCAATGCGGCCCGGGCTCGGGACAGCTCCGCCGCGGCGGCGTCCACGGCTCGGTGGGCTTGCTGCCCATTGTTGGTCAAATCCGACGAACTCGCAGCGTTGAACTCCCGGAGCAGGGTGGACATGGCGGGTCCGGTCCGCTCCAGCCGGTGCTGCGCCGCGGCTAGTCGAGTCGCGGCCGAGGATAGTGCGGTGCTTGCCGAATGCTGTTTGCCGGGAGCATCTTCCAGGGCCCTTGACAGTTCGCGGGTGAGTGCTTCCAGCCGGGTCGCGGCCTCCCGCACCGCACCCGTGGCACCCCCCGCGACCGCACCCTCGAGTGTGATCAGTCCCTCATCGACGGCGGCCGTCGCGCGCCGGATCGACGGGTATCCCGCGTACGGCGACGCCTCCGCCGCCTGCCGCGTCTCCCCCGCCGCGGCCCGGACCTGGGCCGCCAATTGCGGCACCGTGTTGTACACGGCGACCGCGTGCTCCAGATGCGCCTGATTACCCCGATAGAACCGATCGACCCCGCCCGCGGCCTCGCCCAGCCGCCGCACGATCGTGTCGATCTCCTGCTGCGGCACCGTCGTGTCGTCGCGTTCGGCCTGGTCGAGCCGCTCGTTCAAGGCCAGATACGCCCCCGCGGCGTCATAGCAGCGGGCCCGCACCGGCTCCCACTGCGCCGCCATCCCCTTCTCCGGGAACATCTGCGCGGAGGCCGCCACGGCCGTCTCGGCGATGCTCTGCCGGGTATCCATATCCAGGAAGGCGGCCGTCAGCGTCTGCCGGGCCTGTTGCACCCATTCGTTGTTCCGCGCGCTCCCCCGGAACCATCCGCGTCTACGGCCTGCCACGCCCCGATGTTAGGAGACTGTTCACGCCGGAGGCG contains:
- a CDS encoding AIM24 family protein, whose translation is MAQLFEKSKKVIEAQLAGTGVRAISGSMVAYEGNVQFKSAGFGGGDGVLAGLKRRATGESLSLMECNGHGKVYFAVNGQNVTVVDLNNETLQVESQQLLAFAGNLRSSVSFAGLRGATTGAGLFTTTVTGVGQVALLSAGGPLIHLEVSPQFPLVVDPDAFVAARGNLNQSFVTDVSWRDAMGQGGGEAFSLRWDGQGVVLIQPAER
- the dhaK gene encoding dihydroxyacetone kinase subunit DhaK; translated protein: MKKLINDPGEVVDAALAGLAAAHPDLRVDAKQRIVVRADAPVAGKVGLVSGGGSGHEPLHAGFVGHGMLDAACPGEIFTSPVPDQILAATTAVDAGAGVLHIVKNYTGDVMNFEMAAELAADSGVEVLPVVVNDDVAVQDSLYTAGRRGVGATVIVEKMAGAAAQQGRPLAEVARIAEKVNAESRSMGMALTSCTTPAAGRPTFDLGEHEMEIGIGIHGEPGRMRVPLAAAHEVAAMLVEPILADLPFSQGDRVLCFLNGMGGTPLLELYLMFDEVSRILRGHGVEIERALVGPYITALEMAGCSVTLTRLDEEMTTLWDAPVRTPALRWGM
- a CDS encoding HpcH/HpaI aldolase/citrate lyase family protein, with translation MRHHRQVPGPELRLLFHRAPEPLGDLTDRELVAMALGATLYVPATRPDLTATIVRRAETGVCSMVIDLEDAVADDDLEFGKRQAVATLDELGESTGLYPLLFVRVRDADTIGEIIDWIGPGARVLTGFVFPKFDSVSGAKYLDALEAASERLGRTVFGMPVLESPSLVHRQTRDLELHRIQDMLTQHRDRILAVRIGATDMCSTFGIRRDRDLTIYDVRVVADVIADIVNYLGRTDGTGFTITGPVWEYFADHERMFRPLLRTSPFAEVDAVPFREYLVSRDLDGLLREIALDRANGIHGKTVIHPSHVSVVHAMSVVTHEEYSDALDVLGGEAGGVAASEYRNKMNEMKPHRSWARQTLLRARVFGVTNKGVSFVDLLKALVA
- the dhaL gene encoding dihydroxyacetone kinase subunit DhaL encodes the protein MTAIDAAAWIRAFAALVTERIAELTALDSAIGDADHGANMKRGLDAAVAALQDSTASGPAAICKQTGTVLVSTVGGASGPLYGTFFLRCAPMLENGTDIATFAKAFRTGVEAVAERGKAVPGDKTMIDALLPAADCLDKQVAVGSSPVTALEASVAAADKGRRATQPLQARKGRASYLGERSIGHIDPGAASAVLLVRAARQALR
- a CDS encoding phosphoribosyltransferase domain-containing protein — its product is MAESTRTSGVAGASSDGTTVTEPWATRELGLGLRHENSFVAEADWDIAALIEPGLRRNPRRAHLLVSTVLGKHLPTDPHRVIEAGNRLGDLVREVVSGPVVVLGFAETATGLGHCVAARIEAECYLHSTRRDVPTAETLTGFEEGHSHATSHLLQPAPAGIFLNDLPMILVDDEISTGATAIDAIRALNEFLPRSHYVLASLVDMRTEADKAAFAAAAAELGARIDTVCLASGSTLLPEGLVDSVAALPDPELNPIAAARGHVARIELPWPSDVPEGGRHGTLAADAPAFEAALAQTTETLWRELDALAWGSVDAQPGAPGAAFGQDGPTALRPVVVLGHEELMYLPLRLAAALADSGVATRYQTTTRSPAYVLDEPGYPLRRGFRFIAPEFDDEAPRFVYNAHWPEPSEVDPILLVVVDEPADNERLTGAGGLVDVLTASGADVVLAVLPGADPRALHAQRNREEGDRPSSFRRAFGRNPLHQDGDDSVDPGQTHAGMTVGGTHAGMTGGGELPEPLRGPDFGSYAPDEVAWLLKDLSYADLEADVAEREARIQAGVAHYAESLPIEYQPDAAYRELFDKVLAESAERLALAVATVSEIVVAERGENVVLVSLARAGTPVGVLMRRWLATRGLDVPHYAVSIVRDRGIDPVALDYLARHHNAADIVFVDGWTGKGAITRELTEALDAYHAAGGARFNDELAVLADPGSCVRTYGTRDDFLIASACLNSTVSGLVSRTVLNDTLIGPGDFHGAKFYRELAGDDVSGRLLDAVSAQFDTVRPLVAEHVAAVRDSDRSPTWAGWRSVEAVRAEYGISSVNFVKPGVGETTRVLLRRVPWKVLVRDADAPEHAHIRMLAAARGVPVEVVPDLAYACMGLIKDVKK
- the dhaM gene encoding dihydroxyacetone kinase phosphoryl donor subunit DhaM — encoded protein: MIGLVVVSHSRALATAAVDLATALLPNPQARIVIAAGLSETAYGTDAVAVATAIKAADSGDGVLILMDLGSAVLSAETALDLLDSPHRVRLCGAPLVEGLVAALAAADGGADLDKAAHEADRALDGKRAQLGEPPTPPREEQSNDATTPMRATVTVTNEHGLHARPAAELVSALRDLDADIQLRNATTGTGPVPGDSLTRVLTLGVLPGHQLEISADGPDSATAMERIRAVVSSP
- a CDS encoding HAD family hydrolase codes for the protein MLDRRRLSRRRTLIATDLDRTMIYSRNAIGADTELPTVCVEHLEGEPLSFMTIAAADRMRTLTEPAAVIPTTTRTIKQFNRIRLPGAPWRYAVTSNGGNILVNGIPDMRWRIDLDAEVRSTSATLSEVSAELRSRIDDSFVSKFRIADHLFCYLVVKPKAVPADFLAEWDAWCRPRGWSASQQGRKIYTMPLAVCKSRAVAEVRRRLTESAELAPGARLLAAGDGALDAEMLRTADSAIRPRHGELEQLNWTSPNLTVTRTSGIRAGEEIIDWFMRSTPESEQESTIAS
- a CDS encoding AIM24 family protein, which translates into the protein MTQILNPMNLGDSDNVPGNDYAYCIDLRKPWFMRKGAMIAYYGQMQFNALSHGLHGGLMHMVAQQFSAPLFSGDYVVAEGQGKLIIGDRGYNINSFDLDNGNLTVRAANLLAFEPELALKQSIVPGFLTLIGTGRFLASSNGPVIFAEPPLRVDPESLVGWADCPSPSHHFDQRWVSSFLAAGAARFGVNSGEERQFDFTGAGTVLIQSSEKVLDDAHLVRTIEGQLQTGITPPGLQRLQGVIMQQLQGQQQNY
- a CDS encoding AIM24 family protein — its product is MFEQVNSKVVKVNVGQAGGVVARTGAMLFYTGDVSFAPHQVPGANQMGGMGGLARMAGRMMAGEHERTMLATGMGEVHYGFAGLETQVVHMQPGALLRVEASRLLANTAHLQSSIVSVASSGGGGGGRGGGLMGAIRGAATGVLTGAGMFTTQLSGQGSAVLLGHGGFLELQVGGQYPVVVDPQAFVAAYGNVQTELKSALSWRDAVGKGSGEAMQLHCVGQGVVYVQASEEKL